One Mercenaria mercenaria strain notata chromosome 12, MADL_Memer_1, whole genome shotgun sequence DNA segment encodes these proteins:
- the LOC123533778 gene encoding uncharacterized protein LOC123533778, producing MATASTTQLCDSKFHYWIKTGMAIVYTKEGLQEIVTNEMSQFQQKVYNDIFRNKGMSHNTSCNSCNTESIMKCTPKNKICVWKRRKCIVSHRPCPLGICEGVRDEIIKAHRFSGPSWRNTDARQWANSPWEFAKCFMPPEGYSSVSTAAETDFNGIISVFLNYEHFQIKVNENLCNPANIFSNARDVGKNYRHCPGFEISKKEFEDSITILTDVLSDSKHIAGDSNAQIALQRLTQLGSGTWTITDKDISKHLQDAINEARNDIDKTKSELLEEAQRFISTSKKENVATTLSSIQNIFSRYKEKIKKTVQHGIKRIRRESDTASKKLKAEMSEDYDFQTKELRQRLVQTYKSNCVTLPISPLLEEEELPLLTFYVKPYMRRLEHHKIQKDEISVDLYRHIFYKGGQQCRNIYITGDAGIGKTALCQRMALLWCLAKAQSALDTDDESVQEDASMMDQFDFLFYISLRDTTFCRIDDIIMHQLLGMLENKEVLLKILNKEKCLIILDGLDEWTHPTETKQCPSNLKIPHRQDLENCVYLTTSRPYKLECLRLGTHEIDQQIEILAMEEGVGFTFVELLIEHLNDKCNGSKDPVTFLENVAENKLDDLLNIPLITTHLICLWFDGKLRMMSLSEVYGNTLEMMFQRAFERKSRSKTMEAPVRAEQHEIKTPKCLSNLKHVQSHISVLYKLCYLAFEALFTDLESSLVFSNSDLDEYGLPEDAIIYLCSVGILSKNKAIGYLTERKHTLSFPHKLYQEFMAALYIAMTDKKDDIRSKIAKACKTLAEVKKFSDVFIFLASLAPYAVEALFQEVNAALSKDKAVSDFREFSCSAMFNFISQRRKQVENKVKSVQDLAVKCFEECKRSGGKDIAVKLEDVFIYKNNATQIQNMLRSSKSAIKSIFTTGSYLDEEMCSIAGLVRLEIRFIKSDEDFQKYSKLMCASALILKNLSISYCSEISEMPLDRLNHLTSIYFHNVEIKHDHLKELIEFISKKHDLSQIGLDAVQCEDHGYGCTHGRFDIQHHEKLYLLGIGGVNFEAVYVNRSELFRLNLDYKKTVEAACWAKPLLKDLMFAPVLKKLVVSNIKDNDVVEALVKLISSLQNLKYLYLLNIDFFENLLWLDPEGKEIDIEMSHVTFTDECFRCFIDSVKETKKIVYVNLLFYTITKTQRDAFSYIKSSPRLHVLRNTDFSLKFRTMSLK from the exons ATGGCGACAGCAAGTACAACTCAGCTATGTGATTCAAAATTTCATTACTGGATTAAAACTGGAATGGCAATAGTATACACTAAGGAAGGATTACAAGAAATTGTTACTAATGAAATGTCACAGTTCCAACAAAAAGTGTACAACGACATTTTTAGAAACAAAGGAATGTCACATAACACGTCGTGTAATTCTTGCAATACTGAAAGTATAATGAAATGCACACCCAAAAACAAAATATGCGTTTGGAAGAGACGAAAGTGCATTGTCAGCCATAGACCATGTCCTTTAGGCATATGTGAAGGCGTCAGAGATGAAATCATCAAAGCTCATAGGTTTTCGGGTCCCTCTTGGAGGAATACTGACGCCCGACAGTGGGCAAATTCACCATGGGAGTTTGCGAAATGCTTCATGCCACCTGAAGGTTATAGTTCTGTGTCCACTGCAGCTGAAACAGATTTTAATGGCATCATTAGTGTATTTCTAAATTACGAACATTTTCAGATCAAAGTCAACGAAAACCTTTGCAATCCTGCCAACATCTTCTCCAAT gCACGAGACGTTGGTAAGAACTACAGACACTGTCCTGgttttgaaatatcaaagaaagaatTCGAGGATAGTATCACTATATTGACTGATGTGCTCAGTGATTCTAAGCATATAGCCGGTGACAGTAATGCACAAATCGCTTTGCAGAGACTAACACAG CTTGGTTCCGGAACATGGACAATTACAGACAAAGATATATCCAAGCATTTGCAAGATGCTATCAACGAGGCTAGAAATGATAttgacaaaacaaaatctgaGCTGCTGGAAGAGGCTCAACGCTTTATCAGTACTAGCAAGAAGGAAAATGTAGCTACTACTTTAAGCAGTATCCAAAATATTTTCTCAAGATACAAGGAGAAGATAAAGAAAACAGTTCAACATGGAATAAAACGGATACGACGGGAATCAGACACTGCCAGCAAAAAACTAAAAGCAGAAATGTCGGAGGACTATGATTTTCAAACAAAAG aGCTTCGGCAGCGGCTGGTTCAGACGTATAAAAGTAACTGTGTGACTCTTCCCATTTCTCCGCTACTTGAAGAGGAAGAACTTCCATTATTGACGTTCTATGTGAAGCCTTACATGCGACGACTAGAACATCATAAGATACAGAAAGATGAAATTTCTGTTGATTTGTACAGGCACATTTTTTATAAAGGGGGACAACAATgcagaaatatttatataactgGAGATGCTGGCATAGGAAAAACGGCGTTGTGTCAAAGAATGGCCTTGCTGTGGTGCCTCGCAAAAGCTCAGTCTGCGTTAGACACAGATGACGAATCCGTTCAAGAAGACGCATCTATGATGGATCAGTTTGATTTTCTGTTTTACATATCtctgcgcgacacaacattttgtCGTATAGATGATATCATTATGCATCAACTGTTGGGCATGCTAGAAAACAAGGAAGTTTTGTTGAAGATTTTAAACAAAGAGAAATGCTTGATTATTTTAGATGGTCTCGATGAGTGGACTCATCCGACAGAAACAAAGCAGTGTCCGAGTAATCTAAAGATACCACACAGGCAAGATTTAGAAAACTGTGTGTATTTGACAACTAGTAGACCATACAAACTTGAATGTTTGAGGTTAGGGACACATGAAATCGACCAGCAAATCGAAATTTTAGCGATGGAAGAAGGAGTTGGTTTTACATTTGTTGAACTGTTAATAGAGCATTTGAATGATAAATGTAATGGCTCAAAAGATCCAGTCACATTCCTGGAAAATGTTGCTGAAAACAAGTTGGACGATCTTTTGAATATACCTCTGATTACTACACATCTCATTTGTCTTTGGTTTGATGGCAAGTTACGAATGATGTCTCTTTCAGAGGTATATGGAAACACTTTGGAAATGATGTTTCAGCGTGCATTTGAGAGAAAATCCAGAAGCAAAACAATGGAAGCTCCAGTTAGGGCAGAACAGCATGAAATTAAAACGCCAAAATGTTTATCAAATCTAAAACATGTCCAAAGTCACATTTCAGTATTGTACAAATTGTGTTACCTAGCTTTTGAAGCACTTTTCACAGACTTAGAATCGAGTTTAGTTTTTTCAAACTCTGATTTAGACGAATACGGCTTGCCAGAAGATGCAATAATTTATTTGTGTTCTGTTGGAATTCTATCAAAAAACAAAGCCATTGGATACCTGACCGAGCGAAAACACACATTGTCATTTCCTCATAAACTCTACCAAGAGTTTATGGCCGCGTTATATATTGCAATGACCGACAAGAAAGACGACATACGCAGTAAAATAGCAAAAGCATGCAAAACGTTAGCCGAGGTTAAAAAGTTCTCTGATGTTTTCATCTTTTTGGCGAGTCTGGCTCCGTACGCTGTAGAGGCGTTATTTCAAGAAGTGAATGCTGCTTTATCAAAAGATAAGGCTGTGTCTGATTTCAGAGAGTTTTCTTGTTCAGCAATGTTCAATTTTATTTCCCAGCGCCGTAAGCAAGTTGAGAATAAGGTAAAATCCGTGCAAGATCTCGCTGTCAAATGTTTTGAGGAATGTAAGCGGTCAGGTGGAAAAGATATTGCCGTGAAGTTAGAGGatgttttcatttacaaaaacaatgcaacGCAAATACAAAATATGCTAAGATCAAGTAAGAGCGCTATCAAATCCATCTTTACAACGGGCAGTTATTTAGATGAAGAAATGTGTTCTATTGCCGGGTTGGTTAGACTGGAAATAAGATTCATTAAATCAGATGAAGATTTCCAAAAATACAGTAAATTGATGTGTGCATCAGCATTAATATTGAAGAATTTGTCAATAAGTTACTGTAGTGAGATTTCAGAGATGCCCCTGGATAGGTTAAATCACTTGACATCAATTTACTTCCACAACGTGGAAATTAAACATGATCACCTTAAAGAGCTGATAGAATTTATCTCTAAAAAGCATGACCTATCGCAAATTGGACTGGATGCAGTGCAATGCGAAGACCATGGCTATGGCTGTACGCATGGCAGATTTGATATTCAGCATCACGAGAAATTATACTTGCTGGGAATCGGTGGCGTTAACTTTGAAGCCGTTTATGTGAATAGATCCGAGTTATTCAGACTAAATCTAGACTACAAGAAAACAGTTGAGGCGGCGTGTTGGGCAAAACCGCTTTTGAAAGACTTGATGTTTGCGCCAGTCTTGAAAAAGTTAGTGGTTAGCAATATCAAAGACAACGACGTTGTTGAAGCCTTGGTCAAACTGATTTCTTCCCTTCAAAATCTGAAGTACCTGTATCTGTTGAAtatagatttttttgaaaatttactcTGGTTGGATCCAGAGGGTAAggaaattgatattgaaatgtcCCATGTGACTTTTACCGATGAGTGCTTCCGCTGCTTTATCGATAGTGTCAAAGAAACCAAGAagattgtttatgtaaatttacttttttacacAATTACCAAAACACAAAGGGATGCATTCAGCTATATAAAGTCATCTCCCAGACTTCATGTGTTGCGGAACACAGATTTCAGTTTGAAATTTAGAAcaatgtcattaaaataa